One window of Myxocyprinus asiaticus isolate MX2 ecotype Aquarium Trade chromosome 4, UBuf_Myxa_2, whole genome shotgun sequence genomic DNA carries:
- the LOC127437675 gene encoding leucine-zipper-like transcriptional regulator 1 isoform X2 — MSWFPAAMSCKSKVAPSVDFDHSCSDSVEYLTLNFGPFETVHRWRRLPPCDEFVGARRSKHTVVAYRDAIYVFGGDNGKNMLNDLLRFDVKDCSWCRAFTTGTPPAPRYHHSAVVYGSSMFVFGGYTGDIYSNSNLKNKNDLFEYKFATGQWTEWKVEGRLVARSAHGATVYNDKLWIFAGYDGNARLNDMWTIGLQDREQASWEEIEQSGEIPPSCCNFPVAVCQDKMFVFSGQSGAKITNNLFQFEFKGHIWTRIPTEHLLRGSPPPPQRRYGHTMVAFDRHLYVFGGAADNTLPNELHCYDVDSQTWEVIQPSTDSEMPSGRLFHAAAVIHDAMYIFGGTVDNNVRSGEMYRFQFSCYPKCTLHEDYGKLWENRQFCDVEFILGEREEKVLGHIAIVTARCQWLRKKILQARDRQKQSKQEGNEESEESGFGSGRTSRGPPLLEVSIREADAQPFEVLMQFLYTDKIQYPRKGHVQDVLLIMDVYKLALSFKLSRLEQLCVQYIEASVDLQNVLSVCENANKLQLDQLKEHCLNFVVKESHFNQVIMTKEFERLSTPLIVEIVRRKQQPPPRVYSDQPVDIGTSLVQDMKAYLEGAGYEFCDIILLLDGHPRPAHKAILAARSSYFEAMFRSFMPEDGQVNISIGEMVPSTQAFESMLRYIYYGDVNMPPEDSLYLFAAPYYYGFSNNRLQAYCKQNLEMNVTVENVLQILEAADKTQALDMKKHCLHIIVHQFTKVSKLPNLRSLSQPLLLDIIDSLASHISDKQCTEMSSDI; from the exons ATGTCATGGTTTCCTGCAGCCATGTCTTGTAAATCTAAAGTTGCTCCCAGTGTTGACTTCGACCACAGCTGCTCTGATAGTGTCGAGTATTTGACACTCAACTTTGGGCCCTTTGAGACTGTCCATCGCTGGAGGAGGCTACCACCATGTGATGAGTTTGTGGGTGCAAG gcgtAGCAAGCACACTGTTGTGGCATACAGGGATGCCATCTACGTCTTTGGAGGAGACAATGG GAAGAACATGCTGAATGACCTGTTACGGTTTGACGTGAAAGACTGCTCATGGTGCCG GGCATTTACTACTGGCACCCCACCAGCACCAAGATATCACCATTCTGCTGTTGTGTATGGAAGCAGCATGTTTGTGTTTG GTGGCTACACTGGAGATATCTATTCGAACTCTAACTTGAAAAATAAAAACGATCTGTTTGAGTACAAGTTTGCCACCGGTCAGTGGACAGAATGGAAGGTGGAGGGGCG TTTGGTTGCCAGATCTGCCCATGGAGCCACAGTCTATAATGACAAGCTTTGGATTTTTGCTGGATATGATGGAAACGCAAG GCTGAATGATATGTGGACCATTGGTCTTCAGGATCGTGAGCAGGCTTCCTGGGAAGAG ATTGAACAAAGTGGAGAAATTCCCCCCTCCTGCTGTAACTTCCCTGTAGCTGTATGTCAGGATAAGATGTTTGTATTCTCTGGCCAGAGTGGAGCCAAGATCACCAACAACCTCTTTCAGTTTGAATTCAAAGGCCACAT atggaCTCGTATCCCAACTGAGCACTTACTGCGCGGTTCCCCTCCGCCTCCTCAGAGACGCTATGGACACACAATGGTGGCATTTGACCGTCACTTGTACGTGTTTGGAGGGGCGGCAGACAACACTCTGCCTAATGAACTTCACTGCTATGATGTAGACTCTCAGACCTGGGAGGTCATACAGCCCAGCACAGATAGTGAG ATGCCAAGTGGGAGGCTGTTCCATGCAGCGGCTGTTATCCACGATGCCATGTACATCTTTGGCGGGACAGTGGATAATAATGTGCGCAGTGGAGAAATGTATAGATTTCAG TTTTCTTGTTATCCAAAGTGCACACTTCACGAAGACTACGGGAAACTGTGGGAAAACCGTCAATTCTGTGATGTCGAGTTTATTTTGGGGGAG AGGGAGGAGAAGGTTCTTGGTCATATCGCCATAGTAACGGCTCGCTGTCAGTGGCTTCGCAAGAAGATTCTACAGGCGAGAGATCGACAGAAACAG agtaAACAGGAAGGCAATGAGGAGAGTGAAGAGTCTGGCTTTGGCAGTGGAAGGACTTCAAGGGGTCCTCCTTTATTAGAAGTATCAATCCGAGAGGCAGACGCTCAACCATTTGAAGTTTTGATGCAGTTTCTGTACACAGACAAGATACAGTACCCACGCAAAG GTCACGTCCAGGATGTGCTGTTGATCATGGACGTATATAAACTTGCTCTGAGTTTTAAACTGTCCAGACTGGAGCAGCTCTGTGTACAGTACATCGAGGCATCTGTTGATCTGCAGAACGTCCTGAGTGTGTGTGAAAATGCAAACAAACTTCAGCTGGACCAGCTCAAG GAGCATTGCTTGAACTTCGTGGTGAAGGAGAGTCACTTTAATCAGGTAATCATGACTAAAGAGTTTGAGCGCCTGTCCACTCCACTAATCGTGGAGATCGTGAGACGAAAACAACAGCCGCCTCCCAGAGTCTATTCTGATCAGCCAGTGGATATAG GCACATCTCTCGTGCAGGACATGAAGGCCTATCTGGAGGGGGCGGGGTATGAGTTCTGTGACATCATACTTTTGCTTGATGGCCATCCACGCCCTGCACATAAGGCCATACTGGCTGCTCGCTCCAG TTATTTTGAGGCCATGTTCCGCTCCTTCATGCCAGAGGACGGACAGGTGAATATTTCAATAGGTGAGATGGTTCCTAGTACACAGGCCTTTGAATCTATGTTGCGCTATATTTATTATGGGGACGTCAACATGCCTCCAGAGGACTCGCT GTATCTCTTTGCAGCACCTTATTACTACGGTTTCTCCAACAACAGACTGCAGGCCTACTGCAAACAGAACCTAGAGATGAACGTTACAGTGGAGAATGTCTTACAG ATCTTGGAGGCGGCTGATAAGACTCAAGCTCTGGACATGAAGAAACACTGCCTGCACATAATCGTCCATCAGTTCACCAAG GTGTCCAAGCTCCCCAACCTGCGATCGCTCAGCCAGCCGCTGCTGTTGGACATCATTGACTCACTGGCATCCCACATATCAGACAAACAGTGCACTGAGATGAGCTCTGATATAtag
- the LOC127437675 gene encoding leucine-zipper-like transcriptional regulator 1 isoform X1, whose protein sequence is MSWFPAAMSCKSKVAPSVDFDHSCSDSVEYLTLNFGPFETVHRWRRLPPCDEFVGARRSKHTVVAYRDAIYVFGGDNGKNMLNDLLRFDVKDCSWCRAFTTGTPPAPRYHHSAVVYGSSMFVFGGYTGDIYSNSNLKNKNDLFEYKFATGQWTEWKVEGRLVARSAHGATVYNDKLWIFAGYDGNARLNDMWTIGLQDREQASWEEIEQSGEIPPSCCNFPVAVCQDKMFVFSGQSGAKITNNLFQFEFKGHIWTRIPTEHLLRGSPPPPQRRYGHTMVAFDRHLYVFGGAADNTLPNELHCYDVDSQTWEVIQPSTDSEMPSGRLFHAAAVIHDAMYIFGGTVDNNVRSGEMYRFQFSCYPKCTLHEDYGKLWENRQFCDVEFILGEREEKVLGHIAIVTARCQWLRKKILQARDRQKQKSKQEGNEESEESGFGSGRTSRGPPLLEVSIREADAQPFEVLMQFLYTDKIQYPRKGHVQDVLLIMDVYKLALSFKLSRLEQLCVQYIEASVDLQNVLSVCENANKLQLDQLKEHCLNFVVKESHFNQVIMTKEFERLSTPLIVEIVRRKQQPPPRVYSDQPVDIGTSLVQDMKAYLEGAGYEFCDIILLLDGHPRPAHKAILAARSSYFEAMFRSFMPEDGQVNISIGEMVPSTQAFESMLRYIYYGDVNMPPEDSLYLFAAPYYYGFSNNRLQAYCKQNLEMNVTVENVLQILEAADKTQALDMKKHCLHIIVHQFTKVSKLPNLRSLSQPLLLDIIDSLASHISDKQCTEMSSDI, encoded by the exons ATGTCATGGTTTCCTGCAGCCATGTCTTGTAAATCTAAAGTTGCTCCCAGTGTTGACTTCGACCACAGCTGCTCTGATAGTGTCGAGTATTTGACACTCAACTTTGGGCCCTTTGAGACTGTCCATCGCTGGAGGAGGCTACCACCATGTGATGAGTTTGTGGGTGCAAG gcgtAGCAAGCACACTGTTGTGGCATACAGGGATGCCATCTACGTCTTTGGAGGAGACAATGG GAAGAACATGCTGAATGACCTGTTACGGTTTGACGTGAAAGACTGCTCATGGTGCCG GGCATTTACTACTGGCACCCCACCAGCACCAAGATATCACCATTCTGCTGTTGTGTATGGAAGCAGCATGTTTGTGTTTG GTGGCTACACTGGAGATATCTATTCGAACTCTAACTTGAAAAATAAAAACGATCTGTTTGAGTACAAGTTTGCCACCGGTCAGTGGACAGAATGGAAGGTGGAGGGGCG TTTGGTTGCCAGATCTGCCCATGGAGCCACAGTCTATAATGACAAGCTTTGGATTTTTGCTGGATATGATGGAAACGCAAG GCTGAATGATATGTGGACCATTGGTCTTCAGGATCGTGAGCAGGCTTCCTGGGAAGAG ATTGAACAAAGTGGAGAAATTCCCCCCTCCTGCTGTAACTTCCCTGTAGCTGTATGTCAGGATAAGATGTTTGTATTCTCTGGCCAGAGTGGAGCCAAGATCACCAACAACCTCTTTCAGTTTGAATTCAAAGGCCACAT atggaCTCGTATCCCAACTGAGCACTTACTGCGCGGTTCCCCTCCGCCTCCTCAGAGACGCTATGGACACACAATGGTGGCATTTGACCGTCACTTGTACGTGTTTGGAGGGGCGGCAGACAACACTCTGCCTAATGAACTTCACTGCTATGATGTAGACTCTCAGACCTGGGAGGTCATACAGCCCAGCACAGATAGTGAG ATGCCAAGTGGGAGGCTGTTCCATGCAGCGGCTGTTATCCACGATGCCATGTACATCTTTGGCGGGACAGTGGATAATAATGTGCGCAGTGGAGAAATGTATAGATTTCAG TTTTCTTGTTATCCAAAGTGCACACTTCACGAAGACTACGGGAAACTGTGGGAAAACCGTCAATTCTGTGATGTCGAGTTTATTTTGGGGGAG AGGGAGGAGAAGGTTCTTGGTCATATCGCCATAGTAACGGCTCGCTGTCAGTGGCTTCGCAAGAAGATTCTACAGGCGAGAGATCGACAGAAACAG aagagtaAACAGGAAGGCAATGAGGAGAGTGAAGAGTCTGGCTTTGGCAGTGGAAGGACTTCAAGGGGTCCTCCTTTATTAGAAGTATCAATCCGAGAGGCAGACGCTCAACCATTTGAAGTTTTGATGCAGTTTCTGTACACAGACAAGATACAGTACCCACGCAAAG GTCACGTCCAGGATGTGCTGTTGATCATGGACGTATATAAACTTGCTCTGAGTTTTAAACTGTCCAGACTGGAGCAGCTCTGTGTACAGTACATCGAGGCATCTGTTGATCTGCAGAACGTCCTGAGTGTGTGTGAAAATGCAAACAAACTTCAGCTGGACCAGCTCAAG GAGCATTGCTTGAACTTCGTGGTGAAGGAGAGTCACTTTAATCAGGTAATCATGACTAAAGAGTTTGAGCGCCTGTCCACTCCACTAATCGTGGAGATCGTGAGACGAAAACAACAGCCGCCTCCCAGAGTCTATTCTGATCAGCCAGTGGATATAG GCACATCTCTCGTGCAGGACATGAAGGCCTATCTGGAGGGGGCGGGGTATGAGTTCTGTGACATCATACTTTTGCTTGATGGCCATCCACGCCCTGCACATAAGGCCATACTGGCTGCTCGCTCCAG TTATTTTGAGGCCATGTTCCGCTCCTTCATGCCAGAGGACGGACAGGTGAATATTTCAATAGGTGAGATGGTTCCTAGTACACAGGCCTTTGAATCTATGTTGCGCTATATTTATTATGGGGACGTCAACATGCCTCCAGAGGACTCGCT GTATCTCTTTGCAGCACCTTATTACTACGGTTTCTCCAACAACAGACTGCAGGCCTACTGCAAACAGAACCTAGAGATGAACGTTACAGTGGAGAATGTCTTACAG ATCTTGGAGGCGGCTGATAAGACTCAAGCTCTGGACATGAAGAAACACTGCCTGCACATAATCGTCCATCAGTTCACCAAG GTGTCCAAGCTCCCCAACCTGCGATCGCTCAGCCAGCCGCTGCTGTTGGACATCATTGACTCACTGGCATCCCACATATCAGACAAACAGTGCACTGAGATGAGCTCTGATATAtag
- the LOC127437987 gene encoding putative claudin-24, which yields MVLLTTKFVQRASLFVSFVGLITTFITTFLPLWKTMNSDLNEMENWYEGLWHMCIYTEEVGIHCKEFESFLALPPDTLAGRVLMCISIATGFLGVAAAFFGLEGVEVGAGRERVKRTFLILSGVLIWVSGITTLAAVSFMAYVMVVKFWDENLPDVMPGWEYGEAMFSGWFAGLLLVVGGSFLFVAVCMGDHAAKLQQKSHILPRNQEQRPRTHHYRKTEIV from the coding sequence ATGGTGCTGCTCACCACTAAGTTCGTCCAGAGAGCATCGCTCTTTGTGTCTTTTGTAGGTTTGATCACAACGTTCATCACAACCTTTCTACCACTATGGAAGACAATGAACTCAGACCTGAATGAGATGGAGAACTGGTATGAGGGTCTTTGGCACATGTGCATCTACACGGAGGAAGTCGGTATACACTGCAAAGAATTTGAGTCTTTCTTGGCCCTACCACCAGATACTCTAGCTGGACGGGTTCTCATGTGCATTTCCATTGCGACAGGATTTCTCGGAGTGGCCGCTGCATTTTTTGGACTTGAGGGCGTCGAGGTCGGCGCTGGACGGGAAAGAGTGAAGAGGACATTCCTCATCCTCAGTGGAGTGCTGATCTGGGTGTCAGGGATCACGACCCTTGCAGCCGTTTCATTTATGGCATACGTAATGGTAGTGAAATTCTGGGATGAGAATTTACCAGATGTGATGCCCGGATGGGAATATGGAGAGGCCATGTTTTCTGGCTGGTTTGCTGGACTTCTTCTTGTTGTTGGGGGCTCTTTTCTCTTTGTCGCAGTCTGTATGGGTGATCATGCAGCAAAACTACAGCAAAAAAGTCATATCCTTCCTCGCAATCAAGAACAGCGGCCGAGAACTCACCATTACCGAAAGACGGAAATCGTATAG